The DNA region CATAAAGTTCCTGAGGATTTTTAAATAATTTAGAGGTTTTTTTTTGATAAAATTCTGCCTGAAGGGTATTAATCTGGTTTTGAGCCCTCTGCATTTCTTTTAAAAGTTCCTCAACACTCCTTTCTGAAAAGAGAAAGATGGGGAAAAGCATAAAAATAATAATATTATGTAATTTAAATATTTTTAAATATAGTTTAATATTTAAGAATAATCAATTTATCTCCCATTTTACTTATAAATCTGGATAAATTGATTATTTAAAATTAATAAAATATAATAATATTTAATTTGTGATTATATCCTATATGTAATTGATTCACTATATAACATATGAATTATATTGAAATGTAATTGAAATCATCACATATTTTGAAAGGTTTATATTATCGCAAATAATAAATAAGATGTCCAATAACTATGGACATAGGAGGAAATCCATATGGAAAGCACCTTGAAGAAGCTATTGATGGCTGTAGTGGGGACGATATTGATGGTTATTTTAGCCATCATATATTTCGTCCTAACGCTATTCGTCATCAAGGCATCTGCGGACATTGTCCTTGGTGGAGGAAATTGGGACGTAACTTGGGCAGTTTTAGCTGCAGCTCTGATTACTTTAGGATCAATACTAAGCGGAGCTGTCGGTGGAAATATTGTAAATGTTGTGATGCCCGGTCAAAAATAAATCTAATTGCGAAACCCGTCCCTTTTTTTATTTTTTATTATTTTAAAAAAGAGTACATCGAATTATAAAAATAAATAAAAAAATAATATTTTTTCAAAATCTAATCTAACGCAGCTGACCCGCAGCTCGAAGCTCAGCAGTAATTTTATCTACAGCATCCTCAACATCTTGTGGTTTGCGAGCTCCAGTACATACAAGCTTTCCTGAGCCGAACAATAGAAGAACTACCTTTGGCGAATCTAGACGATATACTAAACCAGGGAACTGTTCAGGCTCATACTCAACTCTCTCAAGGCCCAAAGTAATGGCAATGGCATTTAAATTAATGCTTTGCCCCAAATCAGATGATGCAACAATATTCTGGACTTCGATAACAGGTTCTGACTTTAGTCTTATCCCCATTTTCTCAATATTCTTCGTGACCTTGCCTATAGCTACTTTTACTTGATCCAGACTTTTTCCGCCTGTGCATACTACTTTTCCGCTTCTAAATAGTAGGATAGCTGTTTTAGGTTCCTTAAGTCTGTAAATCAGACCTGGGAACTGTTCAGGCTCATATTCGGATCCATCAAGGGACATAGCTATAGCTGGTAGGTCAAGCTCCGTGCCCAAAGAAGTGGATGCCACCACGTTCTCAATTTTATATTTCGATATGGTAACACCTTCCATAATCGTTATTTATATACTGCTATTTAAGCATATATAAAGATAGACAATTTTACGAGACTTTAACTTTTGGATAAAATTTCATCCATTATAAGTTATTATTTTATAAAAATAAAATATTTTCAACATTTTAAATTCATATATATTTAGCCTACCATAATCACTTTTTATAATATCACAATTACAGCACTATTATTCGATTATATAATCGAATATAAAATTCAAAATGAAAGCTTAAAATCAACAGGTTGTATGAATGAAAGCGACCATACGTCTTTTTTCTTGACTTATTGCAACGGCTACTGCTTCCGTCAGCATGATTTTAAGCTCATATTCTGAAAGCACTTTTTTTGCATTAGGGGTTAAGGATAACATACCCTTATGACCTGCTCCAACATATACCACCTCGGGATTTTCGTTCTCTAGAAAGTCAAGTTCCTTCTCTGAAAGGGGAACATGGAAAAATTCTGACCGATATGGAAAAGAAAGATACGTCTGTCTCTTCGTGACGGTTCCATCCACATGCACCACTATATCTCCCTCATACGATTTATCGTCGATCTCAACATATCCCCAACCAGCCTTGACTCTCATCGAAATCAATCCTAACTTTTCTTATTACGACAACTCATATATTCATTTCAGTAAATGATGTTAAAGGTATCTTAATGGATTCCAAGAATACGTTATTGGTCACAGGCTCAACAGGACAAATAGGTTCTGAATTAGTAACTGAATTGCGCAAAAAGTGGGGTAATGATCGTGTTGTAGCTGTTTTCCATAATCGCCCACCGACCGCAAAACAGATTTCTGAGGGGCCATGTATCAAAGTCGACCTTTTTTCAGAAGACGATATTTTGAATGTTCTAAAGAAATGGAATGTGACCCAAGTTTATCATCTGGCTGCCATACTTTCAGCCAAAGGAGAAAAGGAACCTCAAGAGGCCTGGAAAGTCAACATGGGCACACTTTATAATATCCTAGAAGCTGGAAGAAAGGTGGGTTTAGAAAAAATATTTTGGCCCAGTTCAATTGCAGTATTTGGACCAGCATCTCCTCGATGGATGACCCCTCAGGAAACGGTGTTAAACCCTATATCCATGTATGGCGTAACAAAAGTTGCGGGAGAATTATTATGTAATTATTATTATAAAAAATATGGACTTGATGTTCGTTCAGTAAGGTTTCCTGGCATAATTAGTAGTGATACAATGCCTGGAGGGGGTACAACGGATTTCGCGGTTGAGATCTTTTATGAAGCTCTTTTAAAAGAAAGATACACATGTTTTGTCAGAGAAGACACCCGCCTTCCCATGATGTATATGCCGGATTGCCTCAAATGCATTTTAGATATTATGAATGCCCCTGCTACGAATATAAAGAGACATGATGCATATAATGTATCATCGATGAATTTTTCAGCTGGAGAGTTAGTGGCGGAAATACGTCATCATCTCCCGCGTCTAGAAGTTGATTATGTACCTGATGAAAGACAAACTATCGCAGATAGCTGGCCTATGTCATTGGATGATTCGCAGGCTAGACGTGATTGGGGTTGGAACCCCGATTATGACTTAAGTAAAATGGTATCGGATATGATTCAACGATTGAGAGAAAAATTCACGAAGTGATCAAGATGAGAGATCCAGTTGCATTCCTAAAAGAAGAATTTGAAGCCCTAGTTAAAGATGACCTAGACTGGAAAATACATATTTTAAGCGGCCCTAGCCGACCATGGTGTGAAGTGGATGGTAAGAAAGTTCTCATGTTCTGCTCTAACAACTATCTTGGATTTAGCGATCATCCTTTAATCAAGCAAGCGGCCAAAAGAGCTATCGATACCCACGGAGCTGGATCAGGTTCAGTAAGGCCAATTGCTGGAACAATGGATTTACATGTAGAGCTAGAGCGTCGTTTAGCAAGGTTTAAGAGGGCACCAGCATCGCTAGTATACCAAACTGGTTTCGCTGCAAATGCTGGCCTTATACCTCAATTGGTAGGAAAAGGTGATTTGATTGTCAGTGACGAACTAAATCATGGATCAATAATTGACGGTATCAGATTATCTCATGCTGATCGTGCTGTATATAAGCATTGTAATATGCAAGACCTGCAACGAATTTTAGATAATGCGGAACGACTCTCTTCGCCCCCAAGACGAATCTTAGTAATAACAGATGGTGTTTTTTCTATGGATGGGGATATTGCCCCATTACCTGAAATAGCATCGCTATGCAAAGAACATGGCGCCATGCTGTACGTCGATGATGCTCATGGAGAAGGAGTTCTAGGTGAGGGTGGAAGAGGTATAGTGGAACATTTCCATCTATCTCGGGAAATGGTCCATGTAGAAATGGGAACTTTCTCAAAAGCCTTTGGAGTGGTTGGAGGTCATATTTCAGGATCGAAAGAATTAATAGATTTCGCCTATAATAAATCACGTACTTGGTTGCTATCTGGATCACATCCACCGGCAGTAGTCGCTGCCTGCATAGCTGCAATAGATATTTTAGAAACAGAGACTAACCATGTGCGAAATCTTTGGGCCCGCACGGCTCAATTCAAATCGGCAATGATTGATCTCGGTTTTAATATAGGGTCAAGTGTTACTCCAATCACTCCGATTATTTTGGGTGAGAGCAATTTAGCTAAAAAATTTTCTAATCGTCTTTTTGAAGAGGGTATTTTTGCCCTTCCAATAGTGTTCCCCATGGTGGCTAAAGACAAGGCTCGTATCCGTACTATTATGAATGCTGCAATGACCGCTGAAGATGTTGATTTTGCCATTTCCTGTTTTGAAAAGGTGGGTAGAGAGCTAGGCGTATTATA from Methanomassiliicoccales archaeon includes:
- a CDS encoding aminotransferase class I/II-fold pyridoxal phosphate-dependent enzyme, which gives rise to MRDPVAFLKEEFEALVKDDLDWKIHILSGPSRPWCEVDGKKVLMFCSNNYLGFSDHPLIKQAAKRAIDTHGAGSGSVRPIAGTMDLHVELERRLARFKRAPASLVYQTGFAANAGLIPQLVGKGDLIVSDELNHGSIIDGIRLSHADRAVYKHCNMQDLQRILDNAERLSSPPRRILVITDGVFSMDGDIAPLPEIASLCKEHGAMLYVDDAHGEGVLGEGGRGIVEHFHLSREMVHVEMGTFSKAFGVVGGHISGSKELIDFAYNKSRTWLLSGSHPPAVVAACIAAIDILETETNHVRNLWARTAQFKSAMIDLGFNIGSSVTPITPIILGESNLAKKFSNRLFEEGIFALPIVFPMVAKDKARIRTIMNAAMTAEDVDFAISCFEKVGRELGVL
- a CDS encoding NAD-dependent epimerase/dehydratase family protein — encoded protein: MDSKNTLLVTGSTGQIGSELVTELRKKWGNDRVVAVFHNRPPTAKQISEGPCIKVDLFSEDDILNVLKKWNVTQVYHLAAILSAKGEKEPQEAWKVNMGTLYNILEAGRKVGLEKIFWPSSIAVFGPASPRWMTPQETVLNPISMYGVTKVAGELLCNYYYKKYGLDVRSVRFPGIISSDTMPGGGTTDFAVEIFYEALLKERYTCFVREDTRLPMMYMPDCLKCILDIMNAPATNIKRHDAYNVSSMNFSAGELVAEIRHHLPRLEVDYVPDERQTIADSWPMSLDDSQARRDWGWNPDYDLSKMVSDMIQRLREKFTK
- a CDS encoding TATA-box-binding protein, with translation MEGVTISKYKIENVVASTSLGTELDLPAIAMSLDGSEYEPEQFPGLIYRLKEPKTAILLFRSGKVVCTGGKSLDQVKVAIGKVTKNIEKMGIRLKSEPVIEVQNIVASSDLGQSINLNAIAITLGLERVEYEPEQFPGLVYRLDSPKVVLLLFGSGKLVCTGARKPQDVEDAVDKITAELRAAGQLR